aagaattgttttctgtaaaatatGTTTGATTCGCTTTAATTTCATGTTACAGAACTAAAGCCAAGGTGGATTAAGCTGGTCCAATTTTTTCAGTTCGTTTTTGGATTGGATTCAGAAAGACATGCATTTACTCTTGATCTCCAGCGTCGTAATGCTTGTTGGTATCAGTATTGCTTGCTGACAAGATGTCGCCATCAGCAACAAGGAAGTTTGTTACTGGTGTGCGTTTACTGTGTAAATAATAAGTGTTTGCCGCCGTCAAATCCATTTGATTGTTCTCTACTTGATGCTTTAATCTTTATATACGTCATTTGACCACAGACCTCTAGATGAGAACTCTGTTGCTATAATCTACAACCTATGAATAATCattttttagtattttgttttttttgcgtaACATAACGGCCATGACAAAAGTTTCAGCATTTTTAGATATTTCGTTAAGATTTCAATGAAAATGCCTCCCTGTATATAGTTAGTATTGGTGTAGTAATGTATTTCTGTCTGTGTTGTCTAAGCTTGTGCCATCTTTAGGCCAATTTCGTGCCTAAAGCGTGTTCTACGTTTACAAGTGCAAGCCGTCATTgcaaaagtcaatatttgTGCTGGCTGTGCTTTCAATGCTTTACTGCCAAAGCCTCATATACTGCCTTGAAACGGAAATAAAGTATGTCCTGTTTCAGTTGATGGTTTCGGAATTTGTGCTTTCAATGCTGGCAATAAAAGAATTGTAGAAAATTTAGTATCTTAAATAATTTAGTACTTTATATAATCACATTAGGCCACTGACAAGCTGGTGTTTGCCACATTTGTCGGTAATCATGAATGGTCACTATGTATCGGACATCACAGACCTAACAATTTCAAATCGAATCTTCAAGTATATGCATATGAGTTGTGCTCTTGGTTAAGGAAATGATACATACATATACATGGCACAATGTCACTGCGTTATAAGATGCCTGGAAGTTAAAACTTGGAATAATCTGCTTAAAGATTTTTATCCACCACTGAAACACATTTAGTCGTTTCAAAATGGTGGCGCAAACCATCGTTCAatcgttttaaatttttctaatttcaaGCCGACCCATACATCCTTTTCTCGCAATCGTCAAGCTTCTTCACGATTTCATGGTTGATTAATGATTAATGATTAATTAGTTTGATAGTTTTCCGACTTGATAACGTCACCAAATTAATTTTGTGAGGAAAGTTCACGATTTAACATCAGACACAGATTTCCAAAACAACTTTGTTGGTCGAAGTAACCGAACCAGGACAACTACACAACAAACTTTACATAAGTCGGAGTATGATGTAACAAGGCTGTAAACAGCGTCATGAAAAGCACAACAGTTTTATTCTTAAACTATTATTCTCGCAAATTAAACAGAACTGTAAGAGAGTGAGTTGAACCTTCATTATAGCAGTAATTGCAGAAATACTTCGCCTCAAACATCAAATGCTCAATATTCCGGTCCGAATTCGGactaatatttttttcaacttaatcCCGAACTCATCCCCATCCTAGACCGGCTTACAATTATGCTCTGGTATCATGCGATCCGGGAATTGAACTCGAGCTTCTCCGCAGAGGATACGTAAGTTCTAACCAATAGGCCATCTGTCAGTGTCAATTCTACAGTACTTTAGAACCTCTTGAACGAACGAAAAACGACGTCTGACTTTAAAGAAGAGACTTGATCATGCAGGTGAAGCGATGGGTGTAAGCATGCCAGCTGCATCCAATCATacaatttaaatattattaaaactGGAGTTGGGAAATTGCTTTCTTCTTCTAAACGACAacatctttattttttgcgGGGTGGGAAGTTTTTAAACTATGAACTTTAATTTGATTAGGCCTACTTTAACTTAACAAATGGTTCGCTATGTGTGTGCTATAAGTATATTCTGATGTATATTCTGACGCCAATGTGTGTATTACGTTGATGTGTACAATAATGGGAGTAGAACACTTTACTAAAAACATTTGTGAATTTTACGTAGATATGATATTTATGCAATGAGAAGTGTATGTTTTATGACATTTACTTGGTTTCTGCTTTTACTTTGAAATTCGACAATTCAGTATTGCTTTAAAGAACGTTGGCAATTCCAAGCAAGATAAttcttttgttaaaactttgaaCAAGCATTTGATTGAACTcactttaaataattttaacattCCACACATTCATGTGAAAGCACACCACGTTGATTAATTCGGATCTTTTCAAATTCTTTCGACCACGTGTTACTTTATATAAGGTTTGATTTAGCAAATACGCAACCTACTGTACTGTAGTTCGCAGATTTTTTTCAGGCCGAATAAGTACGTGTCAGATATTACATGTAAAGTATAGTGGATTCATTGTTAGTTAAATAGaagttatttttcttttacttcTCATAGGGTTTGAATGAAATACATTTTGCCGACTTCATTATTTGTAGAATGATTTGAAGAAGTTTGTATAGTTCAAAACGAGTCGCTTATTAGAGTGGTTTTTCTGGTGTTGGTTTCaaatacagtgggacctcgttaatccggaccccgaacaaccggaatccccgctatccgacacaaaactgccgggaacggatttcttcctatgcatttcacccctttaatccggaaaccccgctgtccgactccgacacaaaagttttggaacaaatgtgctaaatcaatcgcaataaaatccgataaaccggattattaacagtttagcgaaaatgattcacgattgtcctaatacactatgtacGCTGGGTAGTTagatgacgaaacaatagccgattatctacgcataataacgttgcggtctttattgattcaaaagtacagtactgtacagcattgcgctttgtaaaaaattttagccgcacagctttttagtcatactatgaaatactgtacagtgttttagaaacgaaaaaataaattgttcatcaacagtaacaaacaacacttccgcggtcgcaaaaaaatacgtacattacatgggttgagtgcggcaatctattgaaaacatactgctgcaactcaatcgtgctatcagcttttgatatcgcattgcgcaatgattagaaacaggtcaaagaaagttcaagactgctggtcccgccggaatgcttcgccatgcaagagcggttgtcataccgttcgtcacttctggcttagagcattcgtctttaatacggtggttctggggttcgacactgggtcggatcatacaaaaaatataattttattttagttgctgtccagccagaaactcggtacttagaatttcACTAGGGTGCgtactgcgttttgaacacggtgctgcatttgcatggttgattgattttctcctttccgataatccggaaaccccgctaaaccgacattttttgacgaaacgaagtggtccggattaacgaggtctcactgtatatcCAAACTTAAGATAACGCTGAATAAACTGTTAAACGAAACACAATCAAATTTCCTATTACTTTTACACAGTAGAATGTTGGTGAAATGATGATTGTTTGAATTGGGCGTGATTTCCAAACGTGATTTGGCGAATTTTGCAGCTGCCATAATCTGCCTTCCACACAGGTTAAGGTGACCTTGAGAAGAGTGCAATCGATAATGGCCACCGTGACTTGTCTTATGTGTCTCGATGATACAAATGTATGGAACATATGAAACTTGGGAAACGTAAGTTGATTAAAATGCACGAActgagttttgttttattgtcaCTCCTGTATCGTCATTGCATCGTGTGACTTGTTTTTCTAGATCATAGAAGCAGATCTCTGCCAGCCTAAATGAAATGAAGGTAGAAGCAAACTTGTTCAGATCTCTTGCAGAGCGTTCGAGTCTGATCACCATTTCCTAGCAACATTTCTTGTTGCTAGGTTACTGATGGCTGGTCGTTATGTCCATAAGTGTTTGTACATAATTTACGTTCTATGTATTAATATCTGCATCCACCACACAAGCCTTTCCTAGCTACCAGCAAGCAACTTCGCTCTTTGTGCTTGCTGTGCGGATTAATGCGTGGTTAATCCGCCCTGTAAACAGTTATGTAAATGTCTTGTCTTTAGCCATCAAACCATTTCTCTTTACTACGTCGTCACCGCCACTACGAATAAGCCATTTGCAATGAACAAGTGTAAATAGTTTTGATCATGTgcgttttaaagtttttgcctTTCATACTTAAACGAAAATGTAGTAAAATAAGTTTCGGGCGTTTTTAAGTCTTTTGCCGCCATCAAACGAATAGTTTTTATGAACTGTGATTGATGTgcgtttaatttttgtaaatacttTCCAACGCCAGCCAACTGCGACCCAGTTTGTGTAACACGAGTGTTTTCTTCCACATAATGTAGAGCTTCCCATTAATGTGCAATAATACATAGAATTTGCTTAAATGCCAACCTGTGATACATGATTCGTGTTGTACTTGTGCGGGTAAATGTACATAGTTGCTGTTGTCCGCCACTGTCCAATACATGTATTTAATATCTGTAGACATCAAACATTGTGATTAGTAAATTTTTGCTTCCACGAGACCAGTTAATATTCTAACAATTATTCTCCATTTACTGTGATGTGcgtttaatatttgtaaacacTTCCAAATGTCAGAAATAAGTGTTTGCCTCCATGTGGAGTTCACATTTATGtgaatttgaacaaaactgccattgaaataaaatagataaaatatataaaattgcTGATGCCAATTTATTCCGTACAGAATACATAATAGTAAACCTTACACCTTTGAAAAACTATCCTCATCAGCTTTGCTCAATTAATGCCCCGCACTATGGTAATTTTCAGCAAACAGTGAAACTTTCAATATGATTTAATTTGGATTTGAGTCATGGTTTTCATGGCATAGCTATTAAAACtacagtaaacaaacaattgtcAAACAAGTTGTCCAACAAATGTCAGCAAGAAATGAATTGAgaattttgttcatttcattgcaaaacatATTGCATCAGCTCTAATTCATCTGCTACTTAATActaattgttgtttttcaacaGCCCTGTATATTATTGAATTATGAGactgtaatacaaaaaggAAAGCCTGCCATTGTTTTCACTTCCgatcattttgttttaaactttgtgATGAATGTATAAAAACTTTAGATATTTTTACACAAACTGGGTTGTAGTTAGCTGACATCGGAAagtatttacaaatattaaacgCACATCACAGTAAATAAAACTGGTCTGAAGGCGGCAAAACACTAAATCGCAGTCGTtgtgataaaaatacaaatcttCGGAGAATAATTGTTGAAACGCACATTGAGTAGAAGATGCACTGGTCTCGTGGCGGCAAACACTTATAAGCATAATGTTTGATGTCTACAGATcagaggtcgggaacctatgACTCGCGAGCCAGGtgtggctcttttgatgacggcatctggctcgcagataaatctaagctggcatttcttagcacaattgttacgaataaaacttttctgttatttgtagttttgtaatttctgtaccatgcagcaccagaaatcgcattaacagtaattagcatgttattaaagagtaaattcagacatttaccgttgtctaaaatagttggttttgcttaaaaatgcacacgttagttgcattaagtgttgaaaaatattatatggctctaacggaaataaaaattaacaatatgtgGCTTTCATGGCTCCTTCGCCAAAAAGGTTCCGACCCCTGCTACAGATATTAAATACATGTAATAGACAGTGGAcgacaacagcaaacagatACAATTATCCGAACAAGTACAACACTGATAACTATCACAGGTTGGCATTTAAGAAAATTCAACGTATGATTGCTAAAAACGCTgaacttttcaaaattgtgtATTAGCAGGATTGAACCAGGAGTACCAATTGTAATTAACACCCTTGGACTGTAAACGACACCAAAAAAACCAAGAAATAACCATTTATATGAATATTTACAACAAAGACCGAAATATAACTGTTATCTAAAAACACTAGGAAATGTTTCGCCTGATAGAATTACTGTTAACTGTTGTTAAGGACTGAACTGAACTGCTCAACTGCATTGAACGCGTCGAGTATAAAGTCAGAATCTTGAGATGTCTTCCTGGAATCCCGTTCTGTtctctttaaaataaaagcatttaCAACTCATCATATCTCTAAAAATTCATTATTAtattcttgcatttttcaagtTGGGTTTTATTGTACAATAAATGATAGATTCAAATTAAAACGGATTATTAATGTACCACAGGAAGTGGTAAATGTACCACTACTAATGTACTTGTTTTACCACTTGCAGCTCATTTTTATAGTTAGTTGTGGTCATCTGCTATGTGGTGTGAAGGCAACCATGGTTCAAATGGCgtaaaatttcattcaaaaattaaattgctaAAATTCTTTTGCGCATTATtggtaattatgacgtcacaaagcgAGATCCATGCATATTTCTGGTACCAGGGATGCATATCCAGTATACAAATTGTTCGCATTACCATTGCCGTATACGGATGATGAATTTTCTGAGCAATATACTtgttacaatattttattgcagttgttatagaaataacataaaatattggCAGCTAACATACAATCCACACAGCACTAACACAAAATACTTGGCAGTTTACAGTTTGCACCTTGGCGGTTGATCATTAGGTATTTCACGAACATCAAACACAACACTCGGATGGCGTCTGACAGTTGGTACAATATCGACAAATTGTGGACACAGAGCAAACACAAATAATGTTTGGGCTGGGCATTGAAACTTGCgcataaaataacattttacgGAAGACAAAACAACTAAGTGGTGTGATTGCGGTTCACACCAATATGTACAAGTATTTACAATTAACCGCACATCGAGCACCGGAAGGTATTCTCAAgcatttcaataaattgaTTGCTCTGCAAATACTGGAACATTCTTAACGAGTGGTTTTGAGGACAGACAGTACAacaccaaaaataaaaacaccaaAACTCCATTAGGCCATGGACCTTACGGAGACATGAGCTTAAACATTTAACGCACATCAGTCACAAAACTTCTGATGTCGGCCGAAGACTTTAAAAGgaaaaagcaattttcaaGCATTTAAAGATGGAGTGCAAAAACGCTTGAAATTTAGGAAATGGCATGTTGGCAGTATTTGCTATAATATCGATTATAGCCAATACAGACACCAAATCAGTACCAAAACCAATCAACAAACCCCAACAAACCAACTGCAAAGAAAGTTGAAGCTTGGATGAATTGATGATCAGAACTCTCAGATCCAAACATGCTGCGAGGTAATTGAACCAGATTGTTTCTACCCTCGGGTTGTTCAGTCGTGCTACAAAATCCATTCATTCAAAcctgaaaagaaacaaaataggCATAACAAAATCATTTCATCATATTTAACGAATTTGCAGCTTTGCCCAgttaaaaatatgttgattTTAGCTTCACCAATTGTTAATCTTCGTCTTCAATCATTGTTACACAAATCATATTGTTGACGCACTTGCGATGTAGCTTCGTAAATCACTCAACGACATagtttggaaaaaattacGCAACTACACAAGTATATAACATTTCATCATTTCACCAATATAGATCTGTAAATATTGAacacaagttttttaaattttgcggCTGTATTGAACTAACACAAGGAGCGACTAGCTGTACTACCTGCAAATAAACCAACTCCACAGGTTAAATGACATTTTAAAGGACACAATAACCAGCGGAAAGAATGGCAATTAACGTGGGTTGCCCGCACATGAACGCGTGGAATGTTAAAATCAAGCAAATTGACGACACAAATAACAAGCCTGGGATAAAACAATTGGCAACAAATGTACGATTGCATTGAAACAAGTCTGATAAAAGACAAAATccatttttaataaattcagAATGAAAGGAAAAAGCAATCATTCGTCACTTACCTTTACCAAAATATGTTTGACCTACGCTAAACTTTTAAACACCCTGATTAAACTGTTGTTTTATATtaccaaatatatatatatgtatgaaATTATTATGTATTACCATCAACTACCGTCAACTGGGGTTGGCTGTTCAATTTAAATATGATTCCCAATGGTAACATTTCCCTGCTAGGAATGAACTGTAATTTGGTGGATGTGGCTTAGAAacatgcaaatttttcaatgtaatCTGCAATTAGACTAATTAATATTTGTCCGGAGGAGCGTTTAAGCTGCCGCAAGTATCggtgatgtcataaaaattcaaatatttattcattaTCATGTAGGTGCTTATTCATTATGCACAGTATGTAATATGACTAAAATGTCTTATCAACAACAATGAGGAATATTAACTGTTAAAGTATgtatttgaaagttttacaataaaattttatgctaatgttttaaagttaatattacaagtttaatattACAATTTATCAAAATCCAATCTGCGCATAGTGCAACTTCTGTGTTCATTTAAGGTACAGTTTAAAATGCAAGATCGTTTATAACAAAGTTAAACATAAATTACTTCTGAAATCCTGTTTAACAGCGTGGCGTAatgtaaaagtttaatttgattAAACACGCTGCCTGAAATAGACGGATTTATACTTGTGGTCAGATAAGATTTAATTTAAAGACAATCAAGATTCAATCTTATTCAGTGCAAAGATGCTTTCCATAATGTATTGTCAAAGTAAGACGGGAATAGAAGTGCTATAATTTCAAGTTCGAAACTTCAGGTAGGAAATATCAAATTTCCAACGAGTGAGGATTCTAGTCAGGATCTCATTgagtgaaagaaaaataaaattgtttccgTTTACAGAGGtaaaattgctgtttttaCGGAATTCTCTATGCTAAGaactttacaaaatttactttGTAAACTCGCTAGTAACATCAAAAAAGATGATGATATTTggtttttccaatttttattgcagttgtgaagaaaattacacaaaatattgCCTTGATGACAATTGATAAAGATTAGTTGGCGTTTATTTTCgcataaattataaatttgGCGGGTGATAAATAGGTATATCAAGtacaacaaacacaaaatatatCGAATTTGAAGTCGCCAGCTACTTGCTACACAATATATACAAATTGTAATCACAGagaaaacacaaataaattttggGCTGGGCAGTGAGACTTAGGCATGAAATAACATTCTACAAAGGACAAAACATCAGTAGTGTGATGGCGGCCCAAGACttaatacaatataaaaaggAATCTTCAAACAATTTATGATGGATTTGAAAAAATGCTCGAAATTTAGGAAATGGCAGTGGgcagtgtttttgtttaaatttcgcTCACATTTAACACACCCACCAACTCAGAACACCACCCAACCGACTGCAAAGAAAGTTAAAGCTTGAATGAATTGGTGATCACGATCAGAAACCTTTGCGATCCAAACATGCTACGAGGTAATTGAACCAGATTGTTTCTACCCTCGAATTGTTCAGTCGTGCTACAAAATCCACTCATTTAAAGCTGGAGTAAAAGTAATAACACCCTAATAAAAGCATATCTAGCTTTGTGAATATTTGAAACAATACCATTTAACTTGGCTTGCTGGCGGTATCACATGAACACGTGGAATGTTAAAATCAAGCAAACTTGCTTCAGTCATGCATTCCAAACGAGAATAAattgccaaaatatttttacacaatAATACTGTAATACCTGTAATACCTGTAATACCTGTAATACCTGTAATACCCTCTGTAATACCCTCTGTAATACCAGTACAGTGCTACATTGCAATCAAACTCTAGTACTCCAACTCTTTCTCTTTTtcgattgtgacgtcataataatccTACATTGACATCGAACAGGTCAAAATAGCCAAGCTTGCTAAAACAAACAACCTAATATAATTATTAAAGACTTTTTGATAATTATACGCTATCCTAACTATTCATCTTTGCATTATTGCCTACATGTTATAACAATAATTGCTTCTATGATCAACTTAAGGGGCTTAGACAAGAAAACAACGTGATAAAAGAAAGGTAAATACACTAAGTAAGCAAAAACTGTAATTAGAACGTGGAAGATATTATGAAGTGTTCCAggttaaaacaaagtttgttaACTCCAAGAATTGCTGTTGTGATCGCTAGGACACATTTTCTGCTTCAAATAACCTATACATCAATAAGTCGAACATGAATACAAACCAAGTCGGGAATAAGCTTTGGATTGCGGCGCAAGACTTGGATTAcgttgaactatatggttaaAGGCTaacgtgatattaaaaagaatttttaacgGTATACTTCAGAAATGTTACAATATTTATGTTGGTTATGTTGCGAATATCGAGTAGTCACCAGCATTGCCATTATACAGTACAGGTATTTTATTAATATGGCTAATATCTTCCGAAGCGTTACACTCGTATCAAGCACAAACTCAAAATATGCCTGTACGGCTTAAACATAATTACTGCAAATTCAACACTTCATgtagaaatttttaaacacaCGAGGGCGGCAAACACTTGCGAAAATCTGACATGATATTTTGACATTCACGCACATGCAGTACAATTGTACCGATGGAGGCAAACACTTAAGATATTTACATACATCACTATTAACGCACATTGAGCATCTTTGATGGAAGTCTTCGTTTTACATACATTAAACGACCATAAGTACAAAATATTCTGGTGGCCAACACTTATATAGTCCATTTCATATGCGCATTAGTCACGTGCAAATTGAAATGACAGAACTCTTTCCAGAACAGGattttgaacattttaaaCGCACATTAGTCACGTGCAAATTTAAATGACAGAACTCTTTCAAGAACAGGATTTTGGGTATTTTAAATGCACATTAGTCACGTGCAAATTGAAATGATAAGAACTCTTTCAAAAACAGGAATTTGAACATTTCAAATGCACATTAGTCACGTGCAAATTAAAATGAttgaacttttttaaatttacaaattttagagGCACTTTAGTCACGTGCCAAATAAAATTCAGAATCTCTTGACGCAAAACGGaatttctacaaatttcaaaTGCACATTAGTCACGTGCAGATAAAGATGATAGgaacttttttcttcaaacttaAAATGCACATTAGTCACGTGCAAAAGTAACATGATGAAACTGTCATGAAAAGGTAATATTTAAACGCTCATTAAACAAACAGCCAACTGGGACGATGGCGacaattcttataaaacagcACATCAAGGAGAAGCGTGATGGCGGCTTATACTTAAGTAGATGGTTCTTATGAGAACAAGCAGTTACCATAAATCCAACATCCAGGTATCAGAAACTCAAATGAACGTACTCTTGTTGATCAGACTAACCGTGGCACAACTCATCCAAACGCTCGTCAGTGaaattgaacaagtttgcttcTAATCTTAATTCGTTCAGTCGTGTAACACGATTTGCTGCAAAGTGATCTGGAAATCAAGTAGGAAACATTGAAATGCAAAGTTAAGAACTATTTCAATTACTAAACTTTGTCAGTATATTGACATGAACAGGCAACATGCAGTTATGTTGAGAATTAATGTTTGCCTAAATCATACTTCGCACAGTTTACTGCTGGCCGGTGTTGGTCAAAGCCTGAACACTTACATCATCGCAACAAAAATcaacgtactttttaacttcTTCATTTTCATTCTCAGGTAAATTTCTGCTGCTTGCAGACACTGATCCCCACTGGACACTGTTGCATCATCGCGACAGGTTTCATCACCGTGACCTTTGACGATTGCTCTCTTTTCAAAAAGGTCACCTTGACCAGCCACACTGCAAAGTGAGCTTTGAAATTCGCCCGAACGACATCGtttggaaaacacatttccaaaatttctCATCATTTCACCAACATCATTCTGCTAACACAAGGAGAGACCAACAGTAACACCTGTGAATAAGGCAACCCCACCAgttaagtttcattttaaagaATACAACAAGCAGAGGAAAAATGCCAATTAGCATAGCTTGCCGGGGGAGGAGGGCAATATCACTTGAATGCGTGGAATGTTAAAATCAAGCAAAGTGATGACACAAACAACACGCCGCGTGCAAAACAATCAAATGAATGGCAACAAAATGTACGATTTCATAGACGCacaattgacaaaaaatgaaagtttaacCCTGATGGTGAGCACTCGTTTTAAACTTGCGGTTACCTTAAAATTGGAATAAATGTGGCCTcaatcaaatattttacatctgacaaaattttccaaaatatttttacacataattgaagcaaaacaatttctttttcaaacaaGAAAGCTTTTTCATGTGAAATTCAAAGTGACGGTAAAGGGAGATGCAAGCGCTAGTACAAGTTCAATTTATTGCAAAGAAAAGTAGTCAGTATAATATGGCAGAAAAATAAGTTTTCAATATTATACATAATGGTTATTTTAACTGTTGATGCTGAAAACCTGCGGCTAaaagtgaaatatttgaagtagTTTGTGACTTAATACATTGTAAgattgacgtcataatacgaAAACAGTGTGACATATCGTTGGTATTAGGGCCAAATATAAATCGAACAACTCGTATGGAGACAAGATTTAGGTAGGTAGCCTatacacatttttttattagtaAACATAAATTCGTTGCACGAAACTCTTGCATTAGTTAGATCTATAACTTACATACTTAAAGTCAAGGAACTTATACTGCTGGTGAAAGTAAAAGCTAGGCTACAGCTCCCTAAGCTTAGTGCTGGCTGTGGAAGCAAAACTATAAGTCCAGTTACCGGTACTTGCCTTATGACAAGAATACTTTCCCAGTACCTGAATTAATAGTATCTCTGTGTGgttttcattcaaaaaaagtttcacCTGCAACTTAATCACCTGCCAGTCATGTCGAAGTCTATTTAGTCCCGTTGAATATATTATCAGTATCACCCTCTGTACTACCAGTACAGTGTTACATTGGAATAAAATTCTAGTAAATGTTGAGTAAATTGTGATATAATACAATGTAGCATTAACGTCATAATAGGAAAACCGAAGACCTCACAAGAAATATATGCAGAATATATTAATCAATCCTCATCGTATAGTTCTACAAGTTGGTTCGTTTCTTGTACCAAGTGTCATTGTACCAAGTAATAGCATGTCATTGCAGAACGATGACACAACagcaagttaatttttttgacgcgAGTGAAGACTATAAAAGTGAAACCAGCAAAAGGTTTTGGGTTTTTGATACAAAGTACAATCTAAAGTGtatttttgattgattttgtAGGTTCTAACAACCATGGTGGTTggcaaaattgaattttaaaacttacattaatgcaattattgatgttggtaaattttattgattcCTACCAATGTTCTCGTGTGGACATAGTTGGTAATcttaaatttgtaaataaaatcaaaattttggtCACTTATACCAATTATCTTTTCGAGTGTGATGCCAGTTTTGAGGAAGTCAGACACCAGCGTTTACCtatatttgttttacaaatGGACGTCATCACCGTAAGTAACATCAAGTTTTCG
The Clavelina lepadiformis chromosome 4, kaClaLepa1.1, whole genome shotgun sequence DNA segment above includes these coding regions:
- the LOC143453482 gene encoding uncharacterized protein LOC143453482, with translation MMRNFGNVFSKRCRSGEFQSSLCSVAGQGDLFEKRAIVKGHGDETCRDDATVSSGDQCLQAAEIYLRMKMKKLKNHFAANRVTRLNELRLEANLFNFTDERLDELCHG